Part of the Drosophila santomea strain STO CAGO 1482 chromosome 2L, Prin_Dsan_1.1, whole genome shotgun sequence genome is shown below.
ttattatttattaagctatattatttatttcacagAATTTAAGAAACCGGATGTGGCTCCAGCCTGCGCGGATAAGTTCGCCAATTGCCAGTGGGCTTCGCAGGCAAAGTTATGTAGCTACGATTACTACCGCGAAAATTGTTGTCTTTCCTGTACGGGCGGCAATTAAAGTTCGTAGTGCGTAAGAatcttaattaatttataaaccGACTATTTAACCGTCTCTGCAGAATAGCTACAAAATATTATCAAGCTTTACCCCCCCGCATATGACATTTTGTTAACTCTAGAACTTAGTATTTCTGACACTAAAGCTCAAAATAAGGCTTGCagggaaatgcaaaagttAAATGATCGACCAAGAAGAATGTATTAACGCAAATTAATAACAGCATACTAAAGTAAACTAGATGAAGACTAAAACTTAATATTTAGTGAAATTATAATAATCTTAAACGTAACCTTTAAGAAACGAAAAACGATGTGGTTTCATACGCAATCACATGAATTTCAATAAAACAGAGATTATATGAAGACTTTTACTATTCTTGTTCTGGAAATAAAGGAGTTGTTTTATTATTCTAATAAAAAACGGTTAGTTacttaaaaaacatttaaaagaaataagaaaCAAGCATGCACTTTTTAGAGGGTGTAACCCCGTATTTGCCAGACTATTCTAATTGTAAAAAAGTAAATGACTTCAACTAAGCCCAGAACACTAAATCCCAGGAAAAGTCCGGCTGTTCCGCCAATGGAAACTGGAAAAGGAACAAgttaaaaaagtattaaatatttaatacagAGTTATGTAATTAGTTACACATAAGATCGGTCAGTGAGAATATAACTTGTCTCCGTAGTCGACTTTGTGGCCAAGTTTTCACTGAAACAGCGCTTCCAATTCCTCCCAGCAATTGTTTAGCTCCGGACATGggctaaaattaaattaaattttttaatattttgtatatatcaATCTTGTGACGTACATTCATGGCCTTCAATGTAACCACTGAATCATGGCAGTTCTGTTCGCAGTAACAAGGAGCAGGTTTTTCgtgtttgccattttcctcGTACAACTGCAGAAAAAAATCTACAATAGGTGAACATATTTTATCCTCAAataacattattttattttcatataattggttcttttatttgttttgtacTTACTTGCATGGTGGGGAAAGCACCTTCTTAAAGTTTTATAGTCGCACACAGGTTTGGGGTTTGCGACTGAATGAAAGAGTCAGGATTTTCggatttaaataaaagtatatatgAAACTTACTGCGATTGGGATAAAAATGGGGAATACATTTGCAAATTCTATATGCCAGATTGATGCGGCACTCTTGCTGACAAATATTTCTGGTGTAGAAGGGAAAATGGGTTAAATTGGATTCGTGGGCAAATCGGCATCTTCTCATGGCCACCGTGGTATCTCTGGGAATTATTACAGGGTAATTGTAGATTTTAGTATACCTCTTAGGTAAAAGGTACTTGGAACTCACTGCTCTAGGTTATCCTCGGCAGTGATCTCTTCGGTGCTGAGATCGTACAAAACTCCATCGTAAGCATAATCAGAGTTGGAATCCACCTTCATTACTTCAAAGGCAGAATGTGCGAAAGCCTTTCAAATGTACAGCACTCAATAAACTCCTTAGTTTATAACTAGTTAAAGGAACTTACAATTATGGCCGGTCCCTTGAAGCCCAGTAAAGCGTATTGGGTATCCTTTTGAAAATACGAACCAACCTGATATTGAAG
Proteins encoded:
- the LOC120458280 gene encoding sodium channel protein Nach, which codes for MVSKKLKFRKWSNTVVNYFVLYFNNCCIHGFRYLTDPMLILFEKFLWLILLVASIYFCIVVCLSSIDRYYTKSIHIGIERNFIFWNTTLPSVTVCPVDRLNITYFGDYCRNNGIKGPQKDILWDFLENLANSTYINFQDIPENEQINQIIEDLGLKPEHYIELIYNLTYDRTYEPNFNERIRCMDGAMFIHVRQVLTEWGLCYLCNSILTEEYSSRYFIFGKYPEYNKYEYENTRLQYQVGSYFQKDTQYALLGFKGPAIIAFAHSAFEVMKVDSNSDYAYDGVLYDLSTEEITAEDNLEQDTTVAMRRCRFAHESNLTHFPFYTRNICQQECRINLAYRICKCIPHFYPNRIANPKPVCDYKTLRRCFPHHANFFLQLYEENGKHEKPAPCYCEQNCHDSVVTLKAMNPMSGAKQLLGGIGSAVSVKTWPQSRLRRQVIFSLTDLMFSIGGTAGLFLGFSVLGLVEVIYFFTIRIVWQIRGYTL